A single genomic interval of Saccharospirillum mangrovi harbors:
- a CDS encoding VWA domain-containing protein: MRLLSRLLSTLLVCACASLAAEETAPAPTDVRVLIDISGSMVQTDPQNQRTPAINMLIDSLADGSEAGIWTFGRYVNLLVEHDTVNDAWRAQARAAVASLEPVAQRTNLGAVLDQASYDFGYSNYQAPTDVVLITDGRVDIAPNAQVNQVERDRILDTVLPRYAQAGARIHSLALTDAADAGLLEQMANQSGGVFARVASADDIQAFILEVLQAVDAGNEIPLENAGFEVDSQISEVTALVLHDRGEMGLVSPSGETSTALAPKLGQQWRVGPGYTLVTVRQPQTGRWHISGQISEGSRVSVVSDMNLRWRQPGGSVTLIGQPIQMELEAIDQNGQPVPVELTEVMTPTVTVNDDVRSGVRWRDGVLSGNLPNVYDAGPLTVAVRVDGGTFQRLLRRTFQNRPPFMSEVLVMDGDYQWRLYPAHPDLVPGSEDLRAHIVSPDGWERDVVFEQHDSGYYSMVLDGDQEPGEYQLSVRGDLRFDGREVHDLGIDPVTLSLPIAATQPRIWDPQAEAAAARARAEAEAAQQAMMQDGEHGTAADDAMSDESMADDMAETMTDDMDEVASEDMASDDEMAADMADPEPKLPYVKEPMPRFAELTEEMSVPASQQPMMQPNASPAQSDDAISLDQTMEEGEGESSSASGPGRDIPWLRFMLYAAPGLLVLVAFFAFFRRLEYRGKLRGNDKELKEDPAPDIRNTDVDELDLGAGFGADDVPELADWDGEAPLVSDQVDPELELETDEFDLSELEDFEEPEEAAPEPKQEYLGELDEGRAEDGVMPTNSGGDDEDDLFDISNMEEDMSELEGLSLDDDDPFAEDSNEDDAQASR, from the coding sequence GTGCGACTGCTTTCCCGCCTGCTATCGACCCTGCTGGTTTGTGCCTGCGCCAGCCTGGCCGCTGAAGAAACCGCCCCGGCGCCGACCGATGTCCGCGTCCTGATCGACATTTCCGGGTCTATGGTGCAAACCGACCCACAAAACCAACGCACGCCTGCCATCAATATGCTGATCGATTCACTCGCCGACGGCAGTGAAGCGGGCATCTGGACCTTTGGTCGTTACGTCAATCTGCTGGTTGAACACGACACCGTTAACGATGCCTGGCGTGCCCAGGCGCGGGCGGCGGTGGCGTCGCTGGAACCCGTTGCGCAACGCACAAACCTGGGCGCGGTACTGGACCAGGCCAGTTACGATTTTGGTTATTCCAATTATCAGGCGCCGACCGATGTGGTGCTGATCACCGACGGCCGGGTGGACATTGCGCCCAACGCTCAGGTGAATCAGGTCGAGCGCGACCGCATTCTCGACACCGTTCTGCCGCGTTACGCTCAGGCCGGCGCGCGCATTCACAGTCTGGCGCTGACCGATGCCGCCGACGCCGGTTTGCTGGAACAGATGGCCAATCAGTCTGGCGGCGTGTTTGCCCGCGTTGCATCGGCTGACGACATTCAGGCCTTTATCCTCGAGGTACTTCAAGCTGTCGACGCGGGTAATGAAATTCCGCTGGAAAACGCCGGCTTTGAAGTCGACTCACAAATTTCCGAAGTCACGGCTTTGGTGCTGCACGATCGCGGCGAGATGGGGCTGGTCAGCCCCAGCGGCGAAACCAGCACAGCGCTGGCGCCAAAACTGGGTCAGCAATGGCGAGTCGGTCCGGGGTATACGCTGGTGACAGTGCGCCAGCCGCAAACCGGACGCTGGCACATCAGCGGGCAGATCAGCGAAGGCTCGCGCGTCTCGGTGGTGTCCGATATGAATCTGCGCTGGCGCCAGCCGGGCGGTTCAGTCACCTTGATCGGTCAGCCGATTCAGATGGAACTGGAAGCCATTGATCAAAACGGCCAGCCGGTGCCGGTTGAACTGACCGAGGTAATGACGCCGACCGTCACCGTGAACGATGACGTGCGCAGCGGTGTGCGCTGGCGCGATGGTGTGTTGTCCGGCAACCTGCCAAACGTTTACGACGCCGGCCCGTTAACGGTTGCGGTTCGTGTTGATGGCGGAACTTTCCAGCGTCTGTTGCGGCGTACTTTCCAGAACCGCCCGCCGTTTATGTCCGAAGTGCTGGTGATGGACGGCGATTACCAATGGCGGCTGTATCCGGCGCATCCCGATCTGGTGCCTGGCAGTGAAGATTTGCGTGCGCACATCGTCAGCCCGGATGGCTGGGAGCGCGATGTGGTGTTTGAGCAACACGACAGCGGCTACTACAGCATGGTCCTCGATGGCGATCAGGAACCGGGCGAATATCAGCTGAGCGTGCGCGGTGATCTGCGTTTCGATGGCCGTGAAGTGCACGACCTCGGCATTGATCCGGTCACCCTGAGTTTGCCGATAGCAGCGACGCAACCACGCATCTGGGATCCGCAAGCGGAAGCGGCCGCAGCCCGTGCGAGGGCAGAAGCCGAAGCGGCGCAACAGGCGATGATGCAGGACGGCGAGCACGGTACGGCCGCAGACGACGCCATGTCCGACGAGTCCATGGCTGATGACATGGCCGAGACCATGACCGACGACATGGACGAGGTGGCATCGGAAGATATGGCTTCGGACGACGAGATGGCCGCCGATATGGCCGATCCGGAACCCAAACTGCCGTATGTGAAAGAGCCGATGCCGCGCTTTGCCGAACTCACCGAAGAGATGTCGGTTCCGGCTAGCCAGCAACCGATGATGCAACCGAATGCGAGCCCGGCTCAATCGGACGACGCCATCAGTCTCGATCAAACCATGGAAGAAGGCGAAGGGGAATCGTCCTCGGCTTCCGGCCCCGGACGAGACATTCCCTGGTTGCGTTTCATGTTGTATGCCGCGCCTGGATTGCTGGTGCTGGTTGCCTTCTTCGCTTTCTTCCGTCGCCTGGAATATCGCGGCAAGTTGCGTGGCAACGACAAAGAATTGAAAGAAGACCCGGCACCGGACATCCGCAACACCGACGTGGATGAACTGGACTTAGGTGCAGGCTTTGGCGCAGACGACGTACCGGAACTGGCCGACTGGGATGGCGAAGCGCCACTGGTCAGCGATCAGGTCGATCCGGAATTGGAACTGGAAACTGACGAGTTCGACCTGAGCGAACTGGAAGATTTTGAAGAGCCCGAGGAAGCCGCACCGGAGCCGAAACAGGAATACCTCGGCGAGCTCGATGAAGGCCGCGCCGAAGATGGCGTTATGCCCACCAACAGCGGTGGCGATGATGAAGACGATCTGTTCGACATCAGCAACATGGAAGAAGACATGTCGGAACTGGAAGGTTTGTCACTGGATGACGACGATCCGTTCGCTGAAGACAGCAACGAAGACGACGCCCAGGCCTCGCGGTAA
- a CDS encoding YEATS-associated helix-containing protein yields MANHIFVLVAVMLMAGVFGGLVNYYMQSQYDPDTTSLPRSLVVGIGASFLVPVVLALVNSDLITESSQDSTRFLIFTGFCLIAAIASRFLVTSVSDRILSEARRAREQSDRVLHELYLVQSELRPLIETETEEDLKVEPDPLTPEEELDVTTANVLKTLGNGRYIFRSLGGLCKEVDSDEPTMIKTLEIMVARNLAGRITGKQGVRWHLTDGGRRMLARMG; encoded by the coding sequence ATGGCCAACCATATTTTCGTTCTAGTTGCCGTTATGCTCATGGCCGGCGTTTTTGGCGGACTGGTAAATTACTACATGCAGTCCCAATACGACCCGGACACCACCAGTCTGCCGCGCAGCCTGGTGGTCGGCATCGGCGCATCCTTTTTGGTTCCGGTGGTATTGGCGCTGGTCAACAGCGACCTGATCACCGAAAGCAGTCAGGATTCCACTCGTTTTCTGATCTTCACCGGTTTTTGTTTGATCGCTGCCATCGCCAGTCGTTTTCTGGTGACCAGCGTATCGGATCGTATTCTGTCGGAAGCGCGTCGCGCGCGTGAGCAATCCGATCGGGTTTTGCATGAACTCTATCTGGTGCAAAGCGAACTGCGCCCGTTGATCGAGACCGAAACCGAAGAAGACCTCAAGGTTGAACCCGATCCACTGACGCCGGAAGAAGAACTCGACGTCACCACCGCCAATGTCCTGAAAACGCTGGGCAATGGCCGCTACATCTTCCGTTCGTTGGGCGGCTTGTGCAAAGAAGTCGACTCTGATGAACCGACCATGATCAAGACTCTGGAGATCATGGTGGCGCGCAACCTGGCCGGTCGCATTACCGGCAAACAGGGTGTGCGTTGGCATTTGACCGACGGTGGACGCCGTATGCTGGCTCGGATGGGCTAA
- a CDS encoding YcgN family cysteine cluster protein encodes MAMHQPFWQTKTLAQMTRAEWESLCDGCGKCCLQKLQDDDSGEVYATRLVCHYMTPDCRCSVYSERQKYVPNCVWLTPDDVNEFFWLPSTCAYRLVAEGKDLPDWHPLVAGDPERIHEAKASIKHWDLIADDRVPEEDWEDYIIDNL; translated from the coding sequence ATGGCCATGCACCAGCCGTTCTGGCAAACCAAAACCCTGGCGCAAATGACCCGCGCCGAATGGGAATCGCTGTGCGATGGCTGTGGTAAATGCTGCCTGCAAAAATTGCAGGACGATGACAGCGGCGAGGTCTATGCGACGCGTCTGGTCTGTCACTATATGACGCCGGACTGTCGTTGCAGTGTGTACAGCGAGCGGCAAAAATACGTGCCCAATTGCGTCTGGCTGACGCCGGACGACGTTAACGAATTTTTCTGGCTGCCTTCCACCTGTGCCTATCGGCTGGTCGCCGAAGGCAAGGATCTGCCCGACTGGCATCCGTTGGTGGCGGGCGATCCGGAGCGCATTCACGAGGCTAAGGCATCGATCAAACATTGGGATCTGATAGCCGATGACCGCGTGCCGGAAGAAGACTGGGAAGACTACATCATTGACAACCTCTGA
- a CDS encoding YcgL domain-containing protein: protein MQPTPERALVSIFRSPKRAEMYLYLPRPAQFETLPEALRTQFGEPEHVMDLLLTPERTLARVDVTRVLEAVLQQGFYLQMPPSQTSMADWQRDN, encoded by the coding sequence ATGCAACCGACTCCTGAACGCGCGCTGGTCAGTATTTTCCGTTCACCCAAGCGTGCGGAAATGTATCTCTATCTGCCGCGCCCGGCGCAATTCGAGACGCTGCCGGAGGCCTTGCGTACGCAATTCGGTGAACCCGAGCACGTCATGGATTTGTTGCTGACTCCGGAACGAACGCTGGCGCGGGTCGATGTGACGCGCGTGTTGGAAGCGGTGTTGCAACAGGGCTTCTATTTGCAAATGCCGCCATCGCAAACTTCGATGGCTGACTGGCAGCGAGACAACTGA
- the rnd gene encoding ribonuclease D: MTDAPVWITGDAALAQACEPWRQAKVLALDTEFVRTETYFARLGLIQVALDGRCSLIDPLTISDWSPLVAVLEDPAIIKVFHSLSEDAEVLLHSTGARVFPVFDTQIAAALANHDLQMGFARLVDAVFDVQLPKEATRSDWLKRPLDAIQCDYAAADVYWLEKLFNQLAPPLREQGRFDWVIEDSNRAAADSLPTEPADYYLRLRGAWKLKGGRLSALQQLAQWREQEARQQNVNRSRILSDAEIIEIADTMPTDRAALGRLKNLHPRKVRMFADAILDILAQAQSTPRELWPTRVPGPLPVAQAELMRGAKEQLARMAEQLAVPVEVLARRKQLEALVRSGFPQGPYQAPASMLGWRQTLVTEPLLDYLEEQRHATDS; the protein is encoded by the coding sequence ATGACTGACGCGCCGGTGTGGATCACCGGCGATGCCGCTTTGGCGCAAGCTTGCGAGCCTTGGCGGCAAGCCAAGGTGCTGGCGCTGGATACCGAATTCGTTCGCACCGAAACCTATTTCGCGCGGCTGGGATTGATTCAGGTGGCGTTGGATGGCCGTTGCAGCCTGATCGATCCGTTGACCATCAGCGATTGGTCACCGTTGGTCGCGGTGCTCGAAGACCCGGCCATCATCAAGGTATTTCACTCTTTATCGGAAGACGCCGAGGTGTTATTGCACAGCACCGGCGCCCGGGTGTTTCCGGTATTCGATACCCAGATTGCCGCAGCCTTAGCCAACCACGATCTGCAAATGGGTTTTGCCCGCCTGGTCGATGCCGTGTTCGATGTTCAGTTGCCCAAAGAAGCCACGCGCAGCGATTGGTTGAAGCGGCCGTTGGATGCCATTCAATGCGATTACGCCGCCGCCGACGTTTATTGGTTGGAAAAACTGTTCAACCAACTGGCGCCGCCGTTACGTGAACAAGGCCGTTTCGACTGGGTGATTGAAGACAGTAACCGCGCCGCCGCTGATAGCCTGCCCACCGAGCCAGCCGACTATTATTTGCGCCTGCGTGGTGCCTGGAAATTGAAAGGCGGTCGCTTGTCGGCGTTGCAGCAATTGGCGCAGTGGCGAGAGCAGGAAGCGCGGCAACAGAACGTTAACCGGTCGCGCATTCTGTCGGACGCCGAAATCATTGAGATCGCCGATACCATGCCGACCGACAGGGCAGCACTGGGGCGGCTGAAAAATCTGCACCCGCGCAAAGTACGAATGTTTGCTGACGCCATTTTGGACATCCTGGCGCAGGCCCAATCTACACCACGGGAACTTTGGCCGACGCGCGTGCCTGGGCCGTTGCCGGTCGCGCAGGCCGAATTGATGCGCGGCGCCAAAGAACAGTTGGCGCGTATGGCCGAGCAACTGGCTGTGCCGGTTGAAGTGCTGGCGCGTCGCAAGCAACTGGAAGCCTTGGTTCGCAGCGGTTTTCCGCAGGGGCCGTATCAGGCACCGGCGTCTATGCTGGGTTGGCGTCAGACTTTGGTGACCGAACCCTTGTTGGATTATTTGGAAGAGCAGCGTCATGCAACCGACTCCTGA
- the recR gene encoding recombination mediator RecR, producing the protein MSYTPLTERLMDALQVLPGVGTRSAQRMALQLLERDRAGAASLAQALSAALDGVQHCERCRALSEQPLCELCSDADRDASLLCVVETPADREAIEQSGSYSGQYFILQGQLSPIDGIGPDELGVPLLVARVSEGGVREVVLATNANMEGEATAHYLIEQLRPLGVEISRLAQGVPSGRELGRVDSSTLSHALSDRRKLGFEHD; encoded by the coding sequence ATGAGTTACACCCCGCTCACTGAACGCTTGATGGACGCACTCCAGGTTTTGCCTGGGGTGGGCACTCGCTCGGCGCAACGCATGGCGTTGCAGTTGTTGGAGCGTGATCGTGCCGGTGCGGCCAGTCTGGCGCAGGCGCTGAGTGCAGCGCTGGATGGCGTGCAACATTGTGAGCGGTGCCGGGCACTGAGCGAACAGCCGTTGTGCGAACTGTGCAGTGATGCCGATCGCGATGCGTCCTTGTTGTGTGTGGTGGAAACACCGGCTGATCGCGAAGCCATTGAGCAATCGGGCAGCTACAGCGGGCAGTATTTTATTTTGCAGGGGCAGTTGTCGCCGATTGACGGCATCGGCCCGGATGAATTGGGCGTGCCGCTATTGGTTGCGCGCGTTAGCGAAGGCGGCGTGCGCGAAGTCGTGTTGGCGACCAACGCCAACATGGAAGGCGAAGCCACCGCGCATTATTTGATTGAGCAATTACGTCCGTTGGGCGTCGAAATTTCCCGCCTGGCGCAAGGCGTGCCGTCTGGCCGAGAACTCGGTCGAGTGGACAGCAGCACCTTGTCACATGCGCTCAGCGACCGGAGGAAGCTTGGCTTCGAGCATGACTGA
- a CDS encoding YbaB/EbfC family nucleoid-associated protein, with product MKGGMGNLMKQAQKMQEDMKRMQDEVANAEVTGESGAGLVKVVMNGRHDVKQVTLDDSVLEEDKELLEDLLAAAVNDAVRKVEAYSQEKMSSLTAGMQLPPGFKMPF from the coding sequence ATGAAAGGTGGCATGGGTAACCTGATGAAACAGGCCCAGAAGATGCAGGAAGACATGAAGCGCATGCAGGATGAAGTCGCCAATGCTGAGGTGACGGGCGAATCCGGTGCGGGTCTGGTTAAGGTGGTGATGAACGGTCGCCACGACGTCAAGCAAGTCACGCTCGACGATTCTGTGCTCGAAGAAGACAAAGAACTGCTGGAAGATTTACTGGCCGCCGCCGTCAACGACGCGGTGCGTAAAGTTGAAGCCTACAGCCAGGAAAAAATGTCATCGCTGACTGCCGGCATGCAACTTCCGCCCGGCTTCAAGATGCCGTTCTAA